From the genome of Desertibacillus haloalkaliphilus:
CTGCCTTTTTAGGTGGAGCGACGGCAATCGGGCTTGTTTTTTTTGGAATCGGTCAAAATCTTGATCAAGTGATTATTGGTACACTGATGCCACTAGTACCTGGGATTCCACTTATGAATGCTGTTCGAGATTTAATGTCAGGAGATCTTGTTGCTGGGGTTAGCCGGGGTGCTGAAGCAACCATCACCTCATTGTCGATCGCTACTGGTGTTGCGCTTGCGATCGGTTTGTTTTTATGAAGAAGGCTAACAGGTAGATTGATGAAGCTTGGGAAGACGTGGTGAAGAGACGGATGTTATTAGAATTACTTTTTTGCTTTATTGCAACTGTATCGTTTGGGGTTATTTTTAATGTCCCAAACAAAGCGGCTGTGTTAGGCGGCGGCATAGGTGTGATTACTTGGGTCATTTATCGGGTTTTACCTGAATATGATGTTACTATTATCTTTGCAACTGCTGTTGCTGCTTTTGTTAGTGCATCGATTGCTCATTTTTTAGCAAGACGTTACCGGCTACCAGGGACGATTTTTAGTATTCCAGGTATTATTCCACTGTTGCCTGGAAGTAAAGCCTATTTTACGATGCTTGCTTTTGTAGATGGCAATTACTTACTAGGTCTAGAGCATGGAATTGAAACAATGCTTCAAGCAGGGGCCATTGCAGCTGGATTGATTTTTGCACTTTCAATCTTTTCATTTGGAAAGGGGATCGGACAACGCTATGAAACAAGCCGTTAAGCATTTTATTGAGCGCCATGCCTTGTTGCGCTCTAAGGCGACTGTTGTCGTAGGTGTGTCAGGTGGACCTGATTCGATGGCGTTGCTTCACTATCTTTCTAAAGAACAAGAGCAATTACATTTAACAATCGTTGCCGCCCACGTAGACCACATGTTTCGCAAACAGCAATCATATGAAGATTATAAGTATGTCGAGAATTATTGTCTCAAACAAGGGATTTCATTTCGGGGGGCGCGTATTGATGTTAAGGCGTATCAAGAACAGACCAAGGTGAGTGCGCAAATGGCTGCGCGTGAATGCCGCTACGCTTTTTTTGATGAAGTGATGAAAGAGTTTCAGGCTGATTATCTCGCCCTTGCTCACCATGGAGATGACCAAATTGAAACGATGGTCATGAAACAAGTACGCGGCAGCTTCGGCATAGGGCTAGCAGGAATTCCTGTTCGTCGTCCGTTTAGTTGTGGTGAAATTATTCGACCCTTTTTAGGAATAACGAAAGCACAAATTGAGCACTATTGTAAAGAAGTCTCGCTAAAACCGCGACAGGACCCGACCAACGATACCGCTACTTATGTCAGAAATCGATTCCGTCAGCAACTGCTGCCATTCTTGAAAGCAGAGAATCCAAATGTCCATGAACAGTTTCAAAAGCAAAGTGAGTGGACCACAGATGAGCAAAGGCTTTTACAACAAATGGCTGAAAATGTAGCATGTGAAGCGATTGTTGAAAAGAGTCATGATATTGTCATTTTTTCAATCAAACAGTTGGAGCAGGTGGCAATCCCTTTACAAAGAAGGGTGATTCATCTAATATTAAGTTATCTCTACGGGAAAAATTCACCATCAATTTCAATGATACATATTGAAGAGATTTTAATGCTGCTCATGCAGTCTCATCCCTCGGGAACATTGAATTTACCTTTAGGCTTACACATTAGAAAGTCTTACGATACATGTACAGCATCATTTTTAAAGGATGAAATGAATGTACCTTTCAGTTTCCGATTAACTTTACCTGGGATGATTGAGACAAGACTTGGGAAGATTAGTGGTGAAGTCACGAGTATCCCCCCGACTGCAGGTGGGAATTCTCTATTTTTCTGTGATAAAGAATTAGTTCACTATCCGTTAACGGTTCGTAGCAGAAGACCTGGTGATCGCATTTCCATAAAAGGGATGAATGGATCAAAGAAAATTAAGGATCTTTTCATTGACCATAAAATTAATCGTAAAGACAGGGAGATATGGCCACTTGTCGTTGATAGTAAGGATCAGATTTTATGGGTTCCCATGCTAAGTAAGTCATCATTGGCAGTACCTTCAGATCATACAAAAACTTACTTATCTCTCAGGTTCGAACCTGCTTCGGGATATTAACAAATTAAGTACAATAAAGGAGCGATTCTTTCAATAGAAAGGTCATTAATCGTCACCTTTGAGCACTAACTAGGAGGTTTATGTAACTAAAATGAAGGAAGATATCAAAGAAGTCTTACTATCCGAGGAAGAAATTCAAGCTAAAGTACATGAATTAGGACAACAGATTACAGAAGAATACCGGGATCGGTTTCCACTTGTCATCGGCGTATTAAAAGGGGCCATGCCTTTTATGGCAGATCTAACGAAGCGAATTGATACGTATTTAGAGATGGACTTTATGGACGTTTCAAGTTATGGAAATGAAACAGTCTCATCAGGTGAAGTGAAAATCATTAAAGACCTTGATACATCAGTTGAAGGTAGAGATCTCCTTATTATAGAAGATATTATTGATAGTGGTTTAACATTGAGCTACTTAATCGAGCTATTTCATTATCGCAAAGCGAAGTCAGTGAAGGTCGTTACCCTATTAGATAAGCCGGATGGCAGAAAGGTTGACCTCGTACCGGATATTGCAGGTTTTACAGTACCTGATGCTTTCGTTGTTGGTTACGGACTAGACTATGCGGAAAGGTACCGAAATCTCCCTTATATCGGGGTTCTTAAGCCCAAAATTTACGAGAGGTAATTATTGTGAATAAAGGTGCATTTATGATACTATTATTTCAGCTTTTATTGTGCGTGGGAGGAGGTAAGGAATGAATCGGATTTTTCGAAATACGGTTTTTTATTTGTTAATATTTTTAGTTATCGTAGGGATTGTAAGCTTCTTTAGCGGTGAACCTGCAGAGACTGAACAATTCACCTATGATCAATTTCAACAACATTTAGAAGACGGACAAATCACAGCAATCTCGATTAAGCCTGAACGTGGTGTCTATTTAGTTACTGGACAACTCGCTACTTATACGGAGGATGAGTTTTTCCAAACGAATGTTCCGGATACGCCGGAAGCATTGGAATTAATCTTAATGGCCTCAAATCCTCAAGATGGTGGTACTGAACTTGAGGTTCTAATGGCGGATGAAACAAGTGGTTGGGTAACGTTCTTTACTTCAATCATTCCGTTTATCATTATTTTCATTTTGTTCTTCTTCTTATTAAGCCAAGCTCAAGGTGGCGGTAGCCGTGTCATGAATTTTGGTAAGAGCAAGGCGAAGATGGTGAATGAAGATAAGAAAAAGGCGAAGTTTAAGGATGTAGCTGGTGCTGATGAGGAGAAACAAGAGCTTGTTGAAGTTGTTGACTTCTTAAAAGATCCTCGTAAGTTCTCAACCATTGGGGCGCGTATCCCTAAAGGGGTTCTATTAGTCGGCCCTCCAGGTACAGGGAAGACATTACTTGCGCGTGCGGTAGCCGGTGAAGCAGGTGTTCCTTTCTTCTCCATTAGTGGTTCTGATTTCGTCGAGATGTTCGTCGGTGTTGGGGCATCACGTGTACGTGATTTATTTGAAAATGCAAAGAAAAATGCACCGTGTATTATTTTCATTGATGAGATTGATGCTGTTGGACGTCAGCGTGGCGCAGGCCTTGGTGGTGGACACGACGAACGTGAGCAAACATTGAACCAACTTCTTGTTGAAATGGATGGTTTCAGTGCTAATGAAGGAATAATTATCATTGCAGCGACAAACCGTGCAGATATACTTGATCCGGCATTATTACGTCCTGGACGATTTGACCGCCAAATCATGGTTGGCCGTCCAGATGTGAAGGGGCGTGAGGAAGTCCTTAAAGTGCATGCTCGTAACAAACCATTAGCAGAGGACGTTAATTTAAAAACGATCGCAACTCGCACACCAGGATTTTCGGGTGCTGATCTTGAGAACCTGTTAAATGAAGCAGCCTTGATTGCTGCACGACAGGATCATAAAAATATTAGTATGATTCATGTAGAAGAGGCGATTGACCGAGTCATTGCTGGACCAGCGAAGAAGAGCCGAGTCATCTCTGAAAAAGAGAAGAATATCGTGGCCTTCCATGAAGCTGGACATACAGTTGTCGGGGTGAAGTTAGAAAATGCCGACATGGTTCATAAGGTTACGATTGTCCCACGGGGGCAAGCTGGTGGATATGCAGTTATGCTTCCAAAAGAAGATCGCTACTTTATGACAAAACCAGAATTACTTGATAAGATTATCGGCTTACTTGGTGGGCGCGTGGCTGAAGAAGTTACGTTTGGCGAGGTAAGTACCGGTGCTCATAATGATTTCCAACGAGCGACAAATATTGCGCGCAAGATGGTTACGGAGTATGGTATGAGTGAAAAGCTAGGACCAATGCAATTTGTGCAAGGTTCTGGGGGCGGACCATTCCTAGGGCGTGACATTCAAAATGATCAAAGTTACAGTGATTCAATTGCTTATGAGATTGATTTAGAAAGTCAACGTATTATCAAGGAATGTTATGACCGCTGTAAACAAATTTTACTCGACAATAAAGAAAGCCTTGATCTTGTTGCTAAGACATTGCTTGAATTAGAGACCCTTGATGCGGAACAAATTAACTCTTTAATTAATGAGGGTAAACTACCTGAAGGTCATCACTCTAATAACAAGCCAAGTGCTGTGAGCACAGATGCAGATAGTGATGTTAAGGTGACGATTAATTCGAAGAAAGATGATGAAGGCGGCACTGAATCAGAATCTTCAAGTGACGAGTCCAAACAGGAAAACGACCAACCTTCTGATGAAGGTAAGAACGAGAAGTAAGGTCGCTTTGCTCATGTGAGTTTAAAATGAGTTCTTTGGTTTGTAATAGGGTGTCTTTTAAAAGACATCCTATTTTTACTATCTATAGAAGGTGATACATCAGAAGTGGAGAATAATTGTAGTGAACTCTCGTGCTGTGACGAAGTTAATAAATATTGATTTGTGGTGATAACTAATGATATTTGTGATAGATGTTGGGAATACGAATATTGTACTTGGTGTGTATGATAACGATGAATTGAAGTATCATTGGCGCATTAATACAAACAGGCAGCAAACAGAAGATGAGTATGGGATGATTATTAAGGATTTATTTTCACATGTAGATTTAAAAGGGGAGCAAATTGATGGGATTATCATCTCATCAGTTGTACCGCCAATTATGTTTGCGCTGGAGTTGATGTGTAAAAAGTATTTTAATGTTGAACCGTTAATCATTGGCCCCGGTATTAAAACAGGTTTGAATATTAAGTATGATAACCCGAAGGAGGTTGGAGCGGACCGTATTGTTAATGCTGTTTCTGCGATTTACCTTTATGGAAGTCCGCTCATTATTGTCGATTTCGGTACAGCGACTACATATTGTTATATAAATGAAGAAAAACAATATATGGGCGGAGCAATCGCGCCAGGGATTTCGATTTCTACTGAGGCGCTTTATAATCAAGCCTCCAAGTTACCACGAATTGAAATCGCAAAGCCGACCCAAGTAATCGGAAAAAATACGGTCAATGCGATGCAAGCGGGTATCTTTTATGGATATGTCGGTCAAGTGGATGGGATTGTTACTCGTATGAAAGAACAATCACCGACCGAACCGACAGTGATTGCAACGGGGGGATTAGCTCCGTTGATCGCTAAAGAATCGACAACAATTGATATTGTAGATCCTTATTTAACACTAAAAGGGTTACAAATGATTTATTTAAAAAATAAGTAAACAGTAGATGAGGAAAAATAAATACGAAAAGCAGCTTCCTTGAACTTGTATATAACGGAAAGGACGAGTGTCATGTCAGATTATTTAGTTAAGGCAACAGCATTTGAAGGGAAAGTAAGAGCGTATGCAACCCAAACAACAGAGATGGTTGGTGAAGCAGTACGCCGACAAGGTACATGGGCAACGGCGTCTGCGGCATTAGGTCGAGCGATGACAGCGGGTCTGATGATGGGTTCGATGTTAAAAGGTGATGATAAAATCACGATTAAAATTGAGGGGGATGGTCCGATAGGTGCGATTGTCGTTGACAGTAACGCTAAAGGAGAGACCCGTGGCTATGTTAAAAATCCGAATGTGCACTTTGATTTGAACGAGCATGGAAAGTTAGATGTTGCACGTGCTGTTGGGACAGAAGGGTTTCTCTCGGTGGTCAAAGACCTTGGTATGCGTGAGAATTTCACAGGAAGCGTTCCTCTTATTTCCGGGGAATTAGGTGAGGATTTCACTTATTATTTTGTGTCATCTGAGCAAGTCCCATCATCTGTCGGTGTAGGGGTACTTGTGAACCCTGATGAAACGATCTTAGCTTCTGGTGGTTTTGTTATTCAGATGATGCCAGGTGCCGATGATGCGATTATAGAGGAGATTGAGAAGCGGCTCTCTCAAATTCCACCAATCTCTAAACTCATCCAGGCAGGGATGCCACCGGAAGAAATGCTCTACGCCTTATTGGGTGATGACAATGTAAAAATCTTAGATAAAATGCCGGTTGCGTTTGCTTGTAGCTGTTCAAAAGAGCGAATTGCCAATGCGATTATTGGACTCGGGAAAGATGAAATCAAAGCAATGATCGAAGAAGATGGTGGTGCGGAAACGACGTGCCATTTCTGTAATGAATCCTAT
Proteins encoded in this window:
- a CDS encoding threonine/serine exporter family protein yields the protein MLLELLFCFIATVSFGVIFNVPNKAAVLGGGIGVITWVIYRVLPEYDVTIIFATAVAAFVSASIAHFLARRYRLPGTIFSIPGIIPLLPGSKAYFTMLAFVDGNYLLGLEHGIETMLQAGAIAAGLIFALSIFSFGKGIGQRYETSR
- the tilS gene encoding tRNA lysidine(34) synthetase TilS, with amino-acid sequence MKQAVKHFIERHALLRSKATVVVGVSGGPDSMALLHYLSKEQEQLHLTIVAAHVDHMFRKQQSYEDYKYVENYCLKQGISFRGARIDVKAYQEQTKVSAQMAARECRYAFFDEVMKEFQADYLALAHHGDDQIETMVMKQVRGSFGIGLAGIPVRRPFSCGEIIRPFLGITKAQIEHYCKEVSLKPRQDPTNDTATYVRNRFRQQLLPFLKAENPNVHEQFQKQSEWTTDEQRLLQQMAENVACEAIVEKSHDIVIFSIKQLEQVAIPLQRRVIHLILSYLYGKNSPSISMIHIEEILMLLMQSHPSGTLNLPLGLHIRKSYDTCTASFLKDEMNVPFSFRLTLPGMIETRLGKISGEVTSIPPTAGGNSLFFCDKELVHYPLTVRSRRPGDRISIKGMNGSKKIKDLFIDHKINRKDREIWPLVVDSKDQILWVPMLSKSSLAVPSDHTKTYLSLRFEPASGY
- the ftsH gene encoding ATP-dependent zinc metalloprotease FtsH, producing MNRIFRNTVFYLLIFLVIVGIVSFFSGEPAETEQFTYDQFQQHLEDGQITAISIKPERGVYLVTGQLATYTEDEFFQTNVPDTPEALELILMASNPQDGGTELEVLMADETSGWVTFFTSIIPFIIIFILFFFLLSQAQGGGSRVMNFGKSKAKMVNEDKKKAKFKDVAGADEEKQELVEVVDFLKDPRKFSTIGARIPKGVLLVGPPGTGKTLLARAVAGEAGVPFFSISGSDFVEMFVGVGASRVRDLFENAKKNAPCIIFIDEIDAVGRQRGAGLGGGHDEREQTLNQLLVEMDGFSANEGIIIIAATNRADILDPALLRPGRFDRQIMVGRPDVKGREEVLKVHARNKPLAEDVNLKTIATRTPGFSGADLENLLNEAALIAARQDHKNISMIHVEEAIDRVIAGPAKKSRVISEKEKNIVAFHEAGHTVVGVKLENADMVHKVTIVPRGQAGGYAVMLPKEDRYFMTKPELLDKIIGLLGGRVAEEVTFGEVSTGAHNDFQRATNIARKMVTEYGMSEKLGPMQFVQGSGGGPFLGRDIQNDQSYSDSIAYEIDLESQRIIKECYDRCKQILLDNKESLDLVAKTLLELETLDAEQINSLINEGKLPEGHHSNNKPSAVSTDADSDVKVTINSKKDDEGGTESESSSDESKQENDQPSDEGKNEK
- a CDS encoding type III pantothenate kinase, producing the protein MIFVIDVGNTNIVLGVYDNDELKYHWRINTNRQQTEDEYGMIIKDLFSHVDLKGEQIDGIIISSVVPPIMFALELMCKKYFNVEPLIIGPGIKTGLNIKYDNPKEVGADRIVNAVSAIYLYGSPLIIVDFGTATTYCYINEEKQYMGGAIAPGISISTEALYNQASKLPRIEIAKPTQVIGKNTVNAMQAGIFYGYVGQVDGIVTRMKEQSPTEPTVIATGGLAPLIAKESTTIDIVDPYLTLKGLQMIYLKNK
- the hslO gene encoding Hsp33 family molecular chaperone HslO; this encodes MSDYLVKATAFEGKVRAYATQTTEMVGEAVRRQGTWATASAALGRAMTAGLMMGSMLKGDDKITIKIEGDGPIGAIVVDSNAKGETRGYVKNPNVHFDLNEHGKLDVARAVGTEGFLSVVKDLGMRENFTGSVPLISGELGEDFTYYFVSSEQVPSSVGVGVLVNPDETILASGGFVIQMMPGADDAIIEEIEKRLSQIPPISKLIQAGMPPEEMLYALLGDDNVKILDKMPVAFACSCSKERIANAIIGLGKDEIKAMIEEDGGAETTCHFCNESYVFSKEELEELYQEA
- the hpt gene encoding hypoxanthine phosphoribosyltransferase, whose product is MKEDIKEVLLSEEEIQAKVHELGQQITEEYRDRFPLVIGVLKGAMPFMADLTKRIDTYLEMDFMDVSSYGNETVSSGEVKIIKDLDTSVEGRDLLIIEDIIDSGLTLSYLIELFHYRKAKSVKVVTLLDKPDGRKVDLVPDIAGFTVPDAFVVGYGLDYAERYRNLPYIGVLKPKIYER